A single region of the Vibrio chagasii genome encodes:
- a CDS encoding TRAP transporter substrate-binding protein, protein MKFIKNKIIAGVTIVATAVLSNTAAAANFKIAIGDAAGGTQWELATSFSELMEQKTDGKVKIDLFPNGQLGNEQDTVNDAAIGLLDFSVLAINNVTPFSPTVGLLTMPYVIQSAEEAVLLTQGQVGQDLVDNTIRDAGVRIVGWAYSGFRVLTNSKKPVASPEDLKGLVIRVPRNEIMIASYQAWGVNPTPMAWSETFTGLQQGVVDGQDNPYITVHAMKFNEVQKYVTNIRYIFSLEPLIVSETVFQQQTPEMQKIILEAGQEATEHSFAYLENTENQIREELQAKGMVFTDPADNEQEWINKVTKSVWPKFYSSIGGKDKLDDVLELLGRK, encoded by the coding sequence ATGAAATTTATTAAAAATAAAATTATTGCTGGTGTCACCATTGTAGCAACAGCGGTGCTATCTAATACCGCGGCAGCAGCGAATTTTAAAATAGCCATCGGCGATGCTGCTGGTGGTACGCAGTGGGAATTAGCGACATCGTTCTCTGAACTCATGGAGCAAAAAACAGACGGTAAAGTGAAAATCGATCTGTTCCCGAATGGTCAGTTAGGCAACGAGCAAGACACAGTAAATGATGCGGCAATCGGTCTTCTTGATTTCTCTGTACTGGCGATCAACAACGTCACCCCTTTTTCTCCGACGGTTGGTCTACTGACTATGCCTTACGTTATTCAGAGCGCAGAAGAAGCAGTGCTACTGACTCAAGGTCAAGTAGGCCAAGACTTAGTCGATAATACGATTCGTGATGCTGGTGTTCGTATTGTCGGTTGGGCTTATTCTGGCTTTAGGGTTTTGACTAACTCGAAAAAGCCTGTCGCTTCCCCAGAAGATCTTAAAGGGCTCGTGATTCGTGTTCCTCGTAACGAAATCATGATCGCTTCTTACCAAGCATGGGGCGTAAACCCAACGCCAATGGCTTGGTCTGAAACCTTTACTGGCCTGCAACAGGGCGTGGTAGATGGTCAAGATAACCCTTACATCACAGTGCATGCGATGAAGTTTAACGAAGTACAAAAGTACGTGACCAACATTCGCTACATTTTCTCTCTAGAACCTCTCATCGTGAGTGAAACGGTCTTCCAACAGCAAACACCTGAAATGCAGAAGATCATTCTTGAAGCAGGTCAGGAAGCGACAGAGCACAGCTTCGCTTATTTAGAAAATACGGAAAACCAAATTCGTGAAGAGCTACAAGCGAAGGGCATGGTATTCACAGACCCAGCAGACAACGAGCAAGAGTGGATCAACAAGGTGACTAAATCAGTTTGGCCTAAGTTCTACTCAAGCATCGGAGGCAAAGACAAGCTAGACGACGTTCTTGAGTTACTAGGTAGAAAGTAA